Below is a genomic region from Acidobacteriota bacterium.
CTATAAATGCCAGTCGGTCGGGATCAAAGTCGTGACGATTGAGGAAAGCTACACATCGAAATGTTCTTTCCTGGATGGCGAAGCGGTTGAAAAACAAGCCAGCTATGCCGGAAAACGAATTCATCGCGGGTTGTTTCGGACCGGTCGGGGGTTACTCCTCAACGCCGATGTCAACGCCGCGCTCAATCTTATCACCAAAGCATTCCCGGATGCCTTCGGACCAGGACCGGACGCCGGAGGCCACGGGATGGCGGATTGGGTAGTCAATCCGGTACGGGTGACTCCGTTTGGAAGTGCCGGTTCAGGCACTTCCAAACGGGAAGCCACGTGCGAACACCAACTGTATGGTTCAGTCAGTCAGGCACGACCTTCAGTTCCAATTCCTGGTCTTGGGACGAAGGTCTGTCAGATTTGATTATATTTTTGGTAACTATTACACCTGATACCGGTGCTTGATTCGCTCAAAGCCCCAGTGGAAGACAAACAGATTCGGCGAGTTCCAGTTCCGGTGATTGTGGTCGCGCTCCGCGTAACGGGCGGCACTCTCAAGCTGGTCAAAATTGGGCTGTGGGAAACGTGGCCGAATTTCTGACTCGTAGAATGCCTGGAAATCCGTTTCGCAGCGATCAGTGAGCCGATAGGGGCGAGCTTTATTGCCACCGCCTTTTTTGACCTGACCGAAAAGATGGCGTGGGATGCCGGCTTCTTCAATGATTCGGCGGGCAATCGGGCGGTCATATTCACCACCGATGGACCAGGGTTTCATCTCATCTGACATTGTGATTTGAAAAATGGGTTCAGCATGAACGGCACCGCAAAACGGCACCGGGAAGTGAATAAACCCGGCCCGCAACCGATATTCACCCAGGGTTGTGCCTGACATTAAGCGGGCAGATGGTTCCTGGAGCAGAGGAAAAATGAGGTCTGGATTGGTCGTCCAGTAATTTTCTCCGTTGCGGCCCGTCAGTACAAGCCGGCTGGTCAGATGGTCTTCAAAAACCAGAAACCCACGGTCAGTTGAAATCAGAGGGTTGATGAAAAATTCGGCGTCAGTCAGGGAGGGCAGGTTTTGGATTTCTTCGCGGTCAAATTCCATCACGTCCAGTCCCAGCATCCCGGCGATTTGAGCGCCGCTGTCTTGCAAATACCCTTGTTTGAGGTCACCGCTTTGACGGAACGTAAGTGCTTCGCGGCATCCAGTCTGTGTTGCCAGCACTGAAATGGCTGTTGAATCATACCCGGTCGAAATTGTGGTTACCGGAGGATACCGTCGCTGTCGGTGCTTATCCTGAGCATTGCCTGACACTCGATTCAGGGTTTCCTGGAGCAACTGAATATACTCGTGATAGGTCACAGGTGGAGGCGGTTGCGGTTTTTCAAGCCGCTGTACCGTCAAATCTGGTCTCACCAGCAGGTTGCAGCCATCGTAAATCTGAACCTGTCGCTTGTGTGCCGTCGGAATGGTTTTGGTGTGAACCGCCAGCCCCTGGCGATACCGGTTCAGGAAATCAAACAGGTAAAATGGATGACCACCATCGAGCCCATCCCCAGCCTGCATCAGCAAAAACGGAAGCGAATTGGAAACCAGGAGTTCATCTTCGATCCGAAGTAATTGAATCCATTCGAGATTGTGACTTGGCGCCACAAAAACAATGCCATCTGCGGTCAACCGTGCCCCGGAACCAACTGCCATCAGAGCTTGATCAAATCGAAACGCATCAAACTCGTTATCCCAGGCGCCTTCAAAAAAACCAGTTTCCTGTGTTTCAACCCACGGACCGTGGAGAACCT
It encodes:
- the tnpB gene encoding IS200/IS605 family element transposase accessory protein TnpB, which codes for RQIENALHQSSRMIVNLCLTYRIDTVVIGKNDLWKQNVTLGSVVNQQFTAIPHARLIEMLTYKCQSVGIKVVTIEESYTSKCSFLDGEAVEKQASYAGKRIHRGLFRTGRGLLLNADVNAALNLITKAFPDAFGPGPDAGGHGMADWVVNPVRVTPFGSAGSGTSKREATCEHQLYGSVSQARPSVPIPGLGTKVCQI